TATGGGAGTAAAAGTGAGTCTCCGCAGAAACTTCTAGATTTCCAGGCCATCAGAGGAGAGGAAATTCCTGATGCCACGGTAAGGTGTAGTTATTTGCGGAGTTCTTGGCGGTggcggggcggcgggggtggtggtggtggtggtgcgtTTGTAGCTGCGGCGCTACAGCAGACTTTACGGTGGAGGGAGGTAGTGGGGGGGTCCTACGGGCAACAGCCGGGGCAGCCCCGGAGCTAGTGCCGGTGTCGGATCATGTGACTTTCAACATGGCGGCGGCCTGGGCTCATTCCAGGAAGGGGTGGAGCGTGAGCTCACAGGCTCCGATAGAGGTTGAAGTGGGGATTGTGCTCGCAGTTACCGAAGGCTTACCATGGAGGCGAACGGGTTAGGGTGAGTTCTCTGCACCACTGTGTATGGCCCGCGTGGCTTCTGACCTGAGTCTTCCAATTTAGGAATCTGTCCCTATACCCCACTTTCCCGACCTTGGAGAGCTCCCAACCCGACTCCTGTCGCTGGAATCCCTAATTCTCCACCCATGGATTCCAGAGACTTTCATTTAGGGAATAGCTCCACGATTTTCTAATTCTCAATTAGGATACGTATTTTGGGactgtcttctctgttttctcgATCACTGTCTGGGAATCTACCAGCTTCCGAACCAGCTAATTGGTAGCCCTTTTCCTAAGATTTTCTGGTCCAAAGACGCGATCAGTCCTTCATGGGCTTttactctgcccttcccccagtttCTCCAGTGGGGCTTTGAGCTTGGGGAAATTGGGGCTGTGTGGAAGATAGAGGCCCCAGCGCGGGCCCTTCTAGTCTTGTGCACCATCTGATAGGCAAAGAAGAGGTGAAACGGGCGGGGAGCCACAGCTTAGGAACTGGCTGGAGAAGGCAGATAGTGGTGTTGGAGTGAATCCGCCTTAAGAACCCGGACCTTCCTCAACCCCTGGTTTAGCTTACTGACACCTACCCCCACTCCCTCCTGATCTCCAGATCCCAGGGCTTTCCAGAGCTAAAGAATGACACGTTCCTGCGAGCAGCCTGGGGAGAAGACACAGACTACACTCCCGTTTGGTGCATGCGGCAGGCAGGCCGCTACTTACCAGGTCAGGGTCAGGGCCCAGGAATAGAAGTGAAACTCTGGAGGGTGAAGATTttgaggggcaagggagggatCCAGAGGTTCCTCAAGGTTgagcccttctttccttcttccacctGCAGAGTTTAGGGAAACTCGGGCTGCCCAGGACTTTTTCAGTACCTGTCGCTCCCCAGAGGCCTGCTGTGAATTGACTTTGCAGGTGAGGCCTCCACAAAAAAGGGAGGGATTTATATCCTCAGCTTGCCTCCTGGTAACCTGTCTTCTATTCCCTACAGCCACTGCGACGCTTCCCTCTGGATGCTGCCATCATCTTCTCCGACATCCTTGTTGTACCCCAGGTACCCACTCAAACCTGATGGCTAAGGAGGGGTAAAGATAGTCAAAGCTCAAGATAAGCACGTATCTTCACTGGACAGAGGGAAAAACTTGGACTGAAAGAGTTGGAGTTTGGCCaagtttcattttcctcttcctccttggcATGGGCTGAACAGAGCCTTTCCTCCTAGAATTATAGGTTGGGAATCCAGATATTTTCTTCCCCTGCAGGCACTGGGCATGGAGGTGACTATGGTGCCTGGCAAAGGGCCCAGCTTCCCAGAACCATTAAGAGAAGAGCGGGACTTAGAACGTCTCCGGGATCCAGCAACAGTGGCCTCTGAGCTGGGCTATGTGTTCCAGGCCATCACCCTCACCCGACAACGGCTGGCTGGGCGTGTGCCGCTGATTGGCTTTGCTGGTGCCCCGGTAATGTGGAACAGGGCAGGAACTTGGGCATGGGGAAATCACTCTGGCGGGTCTGGTGTAGACAGGGGAAGTAAGTATCAATCTGGCTTCTACACCTGTGACATTCTCTTTGTATCATTTTGCAGTGGACTCTGATGACATACATGATTGAGGGTGGCAGCTCAAGCACCATGGCTCAGGCCAAGCGTTGGCTTTACCAGAAACCACAGGCTAGTCACCAGCTGCTTCGCATCCTCACTGATGCTCTGGTCCCATATCTGGTGGGACAAGTGGCTGCTGGTGCCCAGGTGGGTCCTGAGGGAGAGAAATGGGCTGGGGTCTAGAAGGATGAGAAGCAAGAGAGTTCCCACACCTGAGAGGGTAGGTGTTTTAATGGCAGGCAGGAAAGAAGCTTGGCCTACAGTGATCTGACTGGAGCACCTACGTCCACCTTGTCGTTGACATTGGCAATGCTATATGTGTTCAAAGACCAAAGCTAGCACTGGGATCTGGAGAAGGCAAAACCTTTTGAATGGAACTGGCTTTATAGGCTTAGGCAGTATGAGGGTCTCAAGTCACTAGGGAAAAATTGAGACACGTTCTGTATGTGGGGCGTGGGATACTTCGTGTGTTATGTATTTCTCTTTaccatcccctctcccctcaaCTGTAGGCATTGCAGCTCTTTGAATCTCATGCAGGGCATCTTGGCCCACAGCTCTTCAGTAAGTTTGCACTGCCTTACATCCGTGATGTGGCCAAGCGGGTGAAGGCCAAGCTGCAGGAGGCAGGCCTGGCACCAGTGCCCATGGTAAGGATGGGGATGGAGGAAGTGAAGGTGGGCCTGTGAAACTTTCAGGGTATGTCCTGTAGGGGCTGAAGTGACCACTGGAGGGCAGCAGAGGTGCAACCAAGATAAGATAGTGGGCGTAGGAAGGCCCTTTGTAGCCTCAGAGATCTGTCCTTTCCCTCAGATCATCTTTGCTAAAGATGGACATTTTGCTCTGGAAGAGCTGGCCCAAGCTGGCTACGAGGTGGTTGGGCTTGACTGGACAGTGGCCCCAGAGAAAGCCTGGTGAGTGATAAAGGGTGAGGTGGAGAGGGTGCAGCTGCCATATGTGCAGTCACCAGAACATGGCATTGACTTTGCTTTCAGGGAACGCGTAGGGAAGACCGTGACCTTGCAGGGCAACCTGGACCCCTGTGCTCTGTACGCATCTGAGGTAACCAGGgttcctatgtgtgtgtgtgtttgtatactCCCATGGTTGTAGATATGGTTGtattactgtgtgtgtgtctttttttgtatgtttgtcgCTCTATACATATCATGTAAGCTCCAGGAAAGCAggaatttctttttatagttgTCTGGCCCGTACTAAGCATCCAGTAGACTTTTTTGAATTAATGACTGAAGGAATAACATGGTAGAAGCATGCGTACATGTTGTATGTGTCACAATTATGTATAGGGAATATGAGGGCTTGCTGGCCCTCCTGTAGCCAATGCCCTGTTGGTCCTCCAGGAGGAGATCGGACGGCTGGTGCAGCAGATGCTGGATGACTTTGGGCCACAGCGCTACATTGCCAACTTGGGCCATGGACTTTACCCTGACATGGACCCAGAACATGTGGGGGCCTTTGTGGATGCTGTGCATAGACACTCACGTCTGCTTCGACAGAACTGAGCATACACCTTTTCCCTCAGCTACCACCAACAAAGATGATTGATTGTTCCCAGGAGAATAAAAGTTCCAGAGTTGGAGTCTAACATATGGTTTCATTTGTGGAAGATCTTTACCCTTATCCTCAGTTCCTTCTTGGCCTCTGCTTCTTCCCTGGGGCCCCTTTCTGCATCTTCTCCTTTTAAATCATAGGAGCTCAGATATCAGTGAATATGTACTGTATGTACTCAATGTCAGGGCCCTCAGTACCATCTTGCTCTCAGCTCTCCGAGCCTGAGGGCTATATGGGGTTGGGTAAAGCTTCCTAGGAGCTGAAGCTATGACATTTGCAGATAAATGGGGTCCCCACAGCATACAAGGCCAAATTGACAGGGCTTTCTGTCTGGGGATGGAAGGGAGTGTAGATCAGAGAGGGGCACAGAAATTGCTAGAATATTTTAGAGAGGCCTGTTGAGAAAGATGGAATCAAGGTGAGCAGGGAGAAGCTGAGAGGACTTCAGCTTTGACACCAAAAGATGGGGGAGGACATAAAGATTCAGGGCTAGGATGCTTAGGAGTAGACACTTAGACTTGCATCTTTGAGGCGAGAAGGCCTCTGAAGCCAAAAGGCCCTATGGCACTCAGGGTTGCTCTGCGTTCTTTTCTGAGCATACCCTGTAATTTTCTCAGGACCTTGGTGTTTCTGCCCATCACAGTGGTACGTACTTCCTGGGACAAGGTCTGTGGTGCCTGTGAGCTCTGGAGAGGGGTTTGGTGTGGCAGGAAATCATTTGTCATTCCGCATCTCCTTAGAACACTAGGGACCCACTGCACTAGAGGCCCAACGAATTCCCTGTCCCAGCCTGGGGCAATGCAGAAGACAGAGCAGGGCCCCATTTATTGAGAGAACACAATTCTGATTTTGGAAAAATGGTATTTTCTGTGATCCATGATTTATTCATAGAAAAGCACTGTGAGTTCACACACTTCCTAAAAAACGGCAATCGTGATACAGAAATgggagtggctttttttttttttttaaaccaacctACTGGGCTGAGAGGTAGTAGGGCCCATGGCTGGATAGTAAGACTTAAGTAGCcacaaacagcaaaaacaacTTACTGGTTAGTgtggaggggaaaagaaaagtgacaGTTTGTCAAAGAAAGGAACATAAAGCAGACAGAGAGGTCCTTAGTTCACACTCTAGCTATACCATCCCTTCCCTATCACACCCCACCCCCTACTTCGGAACTAAAACATGAAACAGTAAACACCAAGACACTGGCATCCAGATGACTCTTCTGAAAGCCCATGATACCTCCTAAAAAattccaggctgagcacagaggtcAGGAAGGTAGCAGGAACATGATACACTGTGGAGGTCAGCTAGGGCTAAGACAGGCATTGCCTACTAAGGGTAGAAACTACTCAGAAAGGGGAAGGCCAAATGcattccagccccagcccccaaaaCAGTGACCagtgggcaggcagaggaagctTGAGGTAGAAAGGCAAGGGAAGAAAGCAAGTACAGGGCAAGAAGAGAACCGGAGCTGAAGGAGTCACTCTTAGGGTAGTGGGAGACACGTGCTTAGGAGCTTGCTGAGAAAACGGCGAATAAGGGAGGCAAAGAGATGGGGAATGTGTTTAGCTAGTGGGAGAGATGAAGAGGATTGGGGAAGAGAGATCTGGCAAAAAGAGAAGGGACACATTCATGCTGATTCTCAAACATAAATTCACAGACATACTTATGTCAAAATTTACACAGTTACATATATAAAGACAGAACAAAGGAGAGCAAGCATACAAACACGCAAACATATTTCTACACATGCATCCATGGGTGCCCCCCCACTAAACATGCATTGacagacaggcacacacacacacaggtatgtATTCTTACATGTTCACAAATGTGTATACTCACATACAAACCCACAGTCCAGTACACAGACAAGTactcacacagacacagaccTGACTTAGccacacataaatatatgtgcaAGACAGGTATGCACATATATATctatgcacacagacacatgtaCTTAGCCAtaaagatacatacacacacatacataattagAGATAAAACCAGACACTCGCTAACACAAAGGTGACCAGAGTAGATGAATATTATGAGCTCAGTGGCCTCCCAGACCTTTACCCTTCCCCTGCACTTATTTCTCAGGAGCCCAGCAGGCTCCTAGAGAGGCTGTGTGTGGCAGGAACAAGAGCTTCACTGTCCTTGTGGCTTTATGAGGCAAGAGTCTAAGTCcagtcctggccctgcccctctcccaccaccgGGCTATATAGATGCCCTGTGTCTGCAGGCTGGGGTTTCTGCATAGACTAGACCTGGGATTTATTCTAACTGGCCATTGTACTCCCCACCAACCCCACTCTTCCACTGCAAACGGTATATATTCTGCAAGGGAAACCTGAGAAATGGTTGTGTCTCCTCAGAAAACAAGCCTAACTTCCCACCCATAGCTACTTCAAGTACCCATCAAATTAGAACCAGAATTATAAATAGTTACAACTTTACAATGTAATTGGCAACACATATACTATAGTATTTACAGTACCATaaatgcttctgtttctctggttaaGCAATCCCTGAGACGGAACAGTGTTCTGTGTTTGCCAAGGGAGAGCGGGCCAATGCCCAGGACACGCAGGATATAGGGGCGTGAGGTGGCATGTTGTGGGGTTTCTGATCAATCTGCAGGGCCCAGCTCCTTCAGGAACAGTGGCCTGTAGTGGGAACCTTGCCAAGGAAGGCATATTGGCTAGAGTTGGACTCTCCCATGCTTGGCCCTGTGGTGCTTTGGCTTCAGCCACAGGCGCTCAGAGTCCTCTCAGGGTGGACAAATGTTTCAGTATCCTTGGCCTGACCTGTGGTACCTGGGAGCCCAGGCTGCCCCCGCAGTGAGCTGTCCGCTTTCTCAGCCAAAGCGCTCTCTCACCAGCAGCATCAGCTTCTTCTTGCCTTTGTAGATTTGCTTAAGGTTGTCGATGAATTGGGCAAACTGCAGGTGGCCATCCTGGGGCAGCAGAAAGGTCTCCCGAGCCTTGCTCAGGAACTCAATGAACTCTCCGTAGTGACGAGGGCTGATGTGTGTCAGGCGGGAGTGTGTCGTGTTGATGTAGGCATTGATGGTGGCATCCAGCAACTGGCGCAGTGGAGCTTTGTCGGTGGACATGAGCTTCCCAGAGCTGCGGCGGCCTGGGATGCCAGCCAGGCCCGGTGCCGTCACTGTACAGCGCCGCAAGATGTCTGAAAGCACTGTGGCACAGTGCACACTCTTCACCACCAGCGGGATGAGGGCTGCCAGCTCATTCTTGCCCAGAGAGTGGCTGAGAGCACACGCCCAGAGCACATCGTTGATGGCTGGATGAGTATCCTGGTTGTAGGCCAGGTTGAGATGGCTCATGGCCAGCGAGGCCAACTTGAAGGCACGTAGCGGGTAGCCACGGAGCTCCATGTAGCGGGCAATGGTGAACAGTTGTGAATGAGTCATGCCACCCGTGGCAGCATCAATGGCGATCTGGTAGGCTGCCTCAAAGGCGATGTGGTCTTTCTCACAGAGTGTAAGGGCTGACAGGGCACAGCTCTGTGGATCCTTCATGGCACACTGTAGGGCCAGTGTGCGAGCACAGCTAGCCAGCTCCTCCCGCTGTGGATAGTCAAGACTGAGGCGCAGGACAGTGGTGTGGGATACAGCTGTGGCAGCCACAATGCTAGTTGCCTCGGTGGGGGTGAAGAGTGTGTACCAGCTCTGCAAAATGCTCACCAGGGCCCGCACACCTGTCAGGGAGAGCCTGAGCTCAGCCATGGCCATCTGGGTCCTGATCCAGGTCTGCCCAGATTACCACTTGGGGTCAGAACTTGGCCTGCAGAGATGAGTTCTCCCTTCTCCCTCGGCAGCCTTGAGATGATCTGAGGCAAACCAGGGAGCAGCCCGGATGGCCAGACCCTGTTTGGGGTCTCTtcccatccctttcttccccaactCAGAGAGTTGAAGATTCTGCAGGTGCTCTTAGCCCCTCACAAGGATGGAGCAGCAAAGCCTGTGGTTTACCTGCCCCAAGGCAGGGGTCACAGATCTGCCTTGGGGTTCTAGCTGAAGTGGGGCCTCTACAGGTAGAGTCTCATGCTGGGACTCCGGGTTCTAGAGGGTCCCGAGACTCCCAAGTTGTCTGGGGTTTTTCAGAAGCATAGGCAGGGACTGGGACCAAACCACTGGGCCAACTACCTCCCAAGGGTGCACTTGTATACTAGTGGCTGAAAATTCAGTCTCTCAAATGTGTCCCCGATCGGAGGGTCAGAGTGCTGCTGACATCAGGGTATGGTCCAAGCAGTGAGGGCAGAGCTTGGGCTAGCTAAATAAAGGCCATCTTTCCTATTAGCAACCCCCATCCTTTCCCAGACCATCAGTAATAGGAATATGAGAGCTCTAAGGATGCACTGTCTTGTTCCAAGAGTAGGGCCTAGGAACTCCTTTCCCCAGGGGATTAGAGGGAAGTGGGAGACTCACCCACTTCTGTAGCACATGTCACCAGCCACCGCACCATCTCCCGGCGCCTCCAGTTAAGAGTTGATAAGGTCATCCTCATCACCTGGGCAAAAAAGAGGCATTTCCACTTGGCTGAGTATAACTGTTAGGACTTGTACATCCTCACATCCCCTTGCCATCCATTTATGCACCAAGTATTTATTGGTGCTTTAAACAGCCATCTCCGATAAGTACAGCCAGGTTTGTTTAAtttctgcccacccctcccaccaATCAGATAGAAGGTTTCTCTGATGACCTGTAATAAAGTCCTTATTATCACACCTTATTATTGACTTGACttggagggatggggagggggtggggagaaaatggGGACCCTATGGAGCCTAAAGCTACACTGATTCTGGCCTTAACTTCAAAATGGAGCTCAATTTAGAGAGTCCTTACCTAGAAGCCTAGGCTGGAAGTTGTGTTCTGGGGACACATAAAGTACCGGGCTTGGCTGGTTCATGCCCAGTAGCCTAAAGCAGGGATGACCCACTTCTCCATACCTGTAACCCCAGCTCCAAAGCCACGTTGAGCAGGGTGCTGTCAGTACTACTGTC
This window of the Ailuropoda melanoleuca isolate Jingjing chromosome 2, ASM200744v2, whole genome shotgun sequence genome carries:
- the UROD gene encoding uroporphyrinogen decarboxylase codes for the protein MEANGLGSQGFPELKNDTFLRAAWGEDTDYTPVWCMRQAGRYLPEFRETRAAQDFFSTCRSPEACCELTLQPLRRFPLDAAIIFSDILVVPQALGMEVTMVPGKGPSFPEPLREERDLERLRDPATVASELGYVFQAITLTRQRLAGRVPLIGFAGAPWTLMTYMIEGGSSSTMAQAKRWLYQKPQASHQLLRILTDALVPYLVGQVAAGAQALQLFESHAGHLGPQLFSKFALPYIRDVAKRVKAKLQEAGLAPVPMIIFAKDGHFALEELAQAGYEVVGLDWTVAPEKAWERVGKTVTLQGNLDPCALYASEEEIGRLVQQMLDDFGPQRYIANLGHGLYPDMDPEHVGAFVDAVHRHSRLLRQN